In Calonectris borealis unplaced genomic scaffold, bCalBor7.hap1.2 HAP1_SCAFFOLD_289, whole genome shotgun sequence, a genomic segment contains:
- the LOC142077520 gene encoding uncharacterized protein LOC142077520, whose amino-acid sequence CVRVCPCVSVCPCVRVCVHVYPCVSVHIRVCPCVFVCVRVSVCVSVCVYPCVRSVCIHVYPCVSMSIRVCPCVSMCPCVRVCPCVYPCVSVCPCVSVCVSVCVCVYPCVSVCPCVSVCVCVSVCIRVYPCVHVYPCVCVSLCVSMCVRVYPCVSVCPGVSVCTHVSVCVRVSVCPCVCPCVSVCPCVSVCPCFPVCAHVCPCVSVCPCVHVSLCVPMCVCVYPSAPPPHPPRMRFGLSPRPPAAR is encoded by the exons tgtgtccgtgtgtgtccgtgtgtgtccgtgtgtccctgtgtccGTGTTTGTGTCCATGTGTATCCATGTGTGTCCGTGCATatccgtgtgtgtccgtgtgtgttcgtgtgtgtccgtgtgtccgtgtgtgtgtccgtgtgtgtgtatccatgtgtccgt TCCGTGTGTATCCATGTGTATCCGTGTGTGTCCATGTCTatccgtgtgtgtccgtgtgtgtccatgtgtccgtgtgtccgtgtgtgtccatgtgtgtatccatgtgtgtccgtgtgtccgtgtgtgtccgtgtgtgtgtctgtgtgtgtctgtgtgtatccgtgtgtatccgtgtgtccgtgtgtatccgtgtgtgtctgtgtgtccgtGTGTATCCGTGTGTATCCATGTGTCCATGTGTAtccgtgtgtctgtgtgtccctgtgtgtgtccatgtgtgtccgtgtgtatccgtgtgtgtccgtgtgtccgggTGTATCCGTGTGTACCcatgtgtccgtgtgtgtccgtgtgtccgtgtgtccctgtgtgtgtccatgtgtgtccgtgtgtccgtgtgtatcCGTGTGTCCTTGTTTCCCTGTGTGTGCCCATGTGTGTCCGTGTgtatccgtgtgtccgtgtgtccatgtGTCCCTGTGTGTGcccatgtgtgtctgtgtgtatccgt